A single region of the Aeromonas hydrophila subsp. hydrophila ATCC 7966 genome encodes:
- a CDS encoding acyl-homoserine-lactone synthase: protein MLVFKGKLKEHPRWEVENELYRFRNRVFSDRLGWDVESHRGLEQDSFDTPDTHWVLIEDEEGLCGCIRLLSCAQDYMLPSIFPTALAGEAPPRSNDVWELTRLAIDAERAPRLGNGISELTCIIFREVYAFAKAQGIRELVAVVSLPVERIFRRLGLPIERLGHRQAVDLGAVRGVGIRFHLDERFARAVGQPLQGAYDEARELVTE from the coding sequence ATGCTTGTTTTCAAAGGAAAATTAAAAGAACACCCCAGATGGGAGGTAGAAAACGAGCTTTATCGCTTTCGCAATCGCGTCTTCTCCGATCGCCTCGGCTGGGATGTGGAATCCCACCGCGGTCTGGAGCAGGACAGTTTCGATACCCCTGATACCCACTGGGTGCTGATCGAAGACGAGGAAGGCCTGTGCGGCTGCATCCGTCTGCTCAGCTGTGCCCAGGATTACATGCTGCCCAGCATCTTCCCCACCGCCCTCGCCGGTGAAGCCCCGCCGCGCAGCAACGACGTGTGGGAGCTGACCCGCCTCGCCATCGATGCCGAACGGGCTCCCCGGCTCGGCAACGGCATCAGCGAACTGACCTGCATCATCTTCCGCGAGGTCTATGCCTTCGCCAAGGCGCAGGGGATCCGCGAGCTGGTTGCCGTGGTCAGCCTGCCGGTGGAGCGGATCTTCCGCCGTCTCGGCCTGCCCATCGAACGGCTCGGTCACCGCCAGGCGGTGGATCTGGGCGCCGTGCGCGGGGTCGGGATCCGCTTCCATCTGGATGAGCGTTTCGCCCGTGCCGTCGGCCAGCCCCTGCAGGGTGCCTATGACGAGGCGCGCGAACTGGTCACCGAATAA